A DNA window from Polynucleobacter sp. AP-Titi-500A-B4 contains the following coding sequences:
- a CDS encoding alpha/beta hydrolase, protein MIKIMLPCIELETAPNPSAAVIWLHGLGADGNDFVPIIPELRLEGCPGIRFVFPSAPSMPVTVNGGYVMPAWYDIVGRNLMDQEDATGIHRSATSIVELIEREASRGIAYENIVLAGFSQGCAMALHIGLRFPHKLAGIIALSGYLPLAMSLITEKHSANQNTPIFMGHGMYDAVVVPERAEASYVALEKMGYQVNWNEYPMEHSVNREELMDISRFLQSVLIKPSD, encoded by the coding sequence ATGATTAAAATTATGCTGCCTTGCATCGAACTCGAAACTGCGCCGAATCCTAGTGCTGCTGTAATTTGGCTCCATGGCCTTGGGGCTGATGGCAATGATTTTGTACCCATCATTCCAGAATTACGTCTTGAGGGATGTCCCGGAATTCGGTTTGTGTTTCCCAGTGCACCGAGCATGCCAGTCACCGTTAATGGCGGTTACGTGATGCCAGCTTGGTATGACATTGTTGGCAGAAATCTCATGGATCAAGAAGATGCTACTGGTATCCATCGCTCCGCTACTTCTATTGTGGAGCTCATTGAGAGAGAGGCTAGCCGTGGCATAGCTTATGAAAATATTGTTCTGGCAGGTTTCTCGCAAGGTTGCGCAATGGCATTGCATATTGGACTACGCTTTCCACATAAGCTAGCGGGCATTATTGCCCTCTCAGGATATTTGCCTCTAGCAATGTCATTGATTACTGAAAAACATTCAGCCAATCAAAATACACCGATCTTCATGGGACATGGTATGTACGATGCAGTGGTTGTTCCTGAACGTGCCGAAGCTTCTTATGTGGCACTAGAAAAAATGGGCTACCAAGTCAACTGGAACGAATACCCCATGGAGCACTCTGTTAATCGTGAAGAACTGATGGATATCTCGAGATTCTTGCAAAGCGTATTGATTAAGCCATCAGACTAG
- a CDS encoding sulfite exporter TauE/SafE family protein, translated as MLDSLLAPLIQSFHAHTFAFFVTAIASVIVVGISKSGFGAGLGTLSLPLMASQVSVGEALAILLPLLIAIDLVGLQRFIRNANWRILKLVIPPAIIGMGLGIIFFKSITPKTLSLSIGIFTLLFLVQNLAMSHFDARDAKPYPWLGRLMGMTTGFTSFVAHIGGPPITLFMLREKLLPMVYTSTLGIFFTVINFGKIGPYAYLDLLNFQQLATSLLLLPCVPIGVYLGFYLAKRISMKWYYRMVRFFLLVAGIKLVIDGLI; from the coding sequence ATGCTTGATTCCTTATTAGCACCATTAATCCAATCTTTTCACGCGCATACCTTTGCATTTTTTGTTACTGCCATCGCCAGCGTTATTGTGGTGGGCATCTCTAAGAGTGGCTTTGGGGCTGGCTTAGGCACCCTCTCGCTTCCATTAATGGCCAGTCAAGTCAGCGTTGGTGAGGCTCTGGCAATATTGCTTCCGCTATTGATCGCCATTGATTTGGTAGGTCTGCAACGTTTTATTCGTAATGCCAATTGGCGGATCTTGAAATTAGTGATCCCGCCTGCAATTATTGGTATGGGCTTGGGCATCATTTTCTTTAAATCGATAACACCCAAGACGCTCAGTCTCTCAATCGGTATCTTCACCTTACTTTTCTTGGTTCAGAATTTAGCGATGTCGCACTTTGACGCACGAGATGCTAAGCCATACCCTTGGCTTGGAAGGTTGATGGGGATGACTACAGGCTTTACTTCTTTTGTGGCTCATATTGGTGGGCCTCCCATCACACTCTTTATGTTACGAGAAAAATTACTTCCCATGGTCTATACGTCGACCCTGGGTATCTTCTTTACGGTAATTAACTTTGGAAAAATTGGGCCATACGCTTATTTGGATTTACTAAACTTTCAGCAGCTAGCCACCTCCTTACTACTTTTGCCCTGTGTTCCAATCGGCGTCTACCTCGGGTTCTATCTGGCTAAGCGTATTTCGATGAAGTGGTACTACCGGATGGTGCGCTTCTTCTTGTTAGTAGCTGGTATCAAGCTGGTGATAGATGGCTTGATCTAG
- a CDS encoding TRAP transporter substrate-binding protein translates to MQRRSFLKKATVGAGIATLGAPAIAQSLPTLNWRLVSSFPKSLDTLFGTPEVFANSLRKATDGKFNVKIFAAGEVVPALQVLDAVQNGTVECGHTASYYYLGKNSAFIFDTAAPFGMTARQQSAWMLHGNGMKLMRELYASYNIVNFLGGQTGTQMGGWFRKEIKSPEDLKGLKFRIAGFAGQVLAKLGVVPQQLPAGEIYSALEKGTIDAAEFVGPYDDEKLGLAKVAKNYYYPAFWEGAAGLSFLVNKKQWDSLPPSYQAAWEAACFEAHTDMCAKYDALNPPALQRLLQNGAVLRKFNTSIMDACFKASQETYAEESAKNPQFKKIFDDYRVFRNMEAQWFGVAEQAFAQYSFNKKL, encoded by the coding sequence ATGCAAAGACGTTCATTTCTAAAGAAAGCCACTGTAGGTGCTGGTATTGCCACGCTGGGCGCTCCGGCGATTGCGCAAAGCCTGCCAACACTGAACTGGCGCTTGGTATCTAGCTTCCCTAAATCTTTGGATACGCTCTTTGGGACCCCTGAAGTTTTTGCTAATTCATTACGTAAAGCGACTGATGGTAAGTTCAACGTTAAGATATTTGCTGCAGGAGAGGTGGTGCCCGCATTGCAAGTATTGGATGCCGTTCAAAACGGAACTGTTGAGTGCGGCCATACTGCTAGTTATTACTACTTGGGAAAAAATAGCGCCTTTATTTTTGATACTGCAGCCCCATTTGGCATGACTGCACGTCAACAATCTGCTTGGATGCTCCACGGTAATGGCATGAAATTGATGCGCGAGCTCTATGCTAGTTACAACATTGTGAATTTCCTTGGCGGTCAAACTGGTACGCAAATGGGTGGCTGGTTCCGCAAAGAAATTAAATCTCCAGAAGATCTAAAAGGTCTGAAGTTCCGTATCGCTGGATTTGCTGGTCAAGTGTTAGCAAAGTTAGGTGTAGTGCCACAACAATTACCTGCGGGTGAAATTTATTCTGCTTTAGAAAAAGGCACTATTGATGCCGCTGAGTTTGTAGGTCCGTACGATGATGAGAAGTTGGGTTTAGCCAAAGTTGCTAAGAACTACTATTACCCGGCCTTCTGGGAAGGCGCAGCAGGGTTGTCATTCCTAGTTAATAAAAAGCAGTGGGATTCGCTACCACCCTCTTATCAAGCAGCATGGGAAGCGGCCTGTTTCGAAGCACACACTGATATGTGCGCAAAATACGATGCTCTCAATCCACCAGCTTTGCAACGCCTCTTGCAAAATGGCGCTGTCTTGCGCAAGTTCAATACCTCCATCATGGATGCGTGCTTTAAAGCAAGCCAGGAAACTTATGCGGAAGAGTCAGCTAAGAATCCTCAATTTAAAAAGATCTTTGATGATTACCGTGTATTCAGAAACATGGAAGCCCAGTGGTTTGGGGTTGCAGAGCAAGCCTTTGCTCAATACAGCTTTAACAAGAAGCTCTAA
- the pmbA gene encoding metalloprotease PmbA: MLKEAKRRGASDAVAEVSEGQGLSVTVRKGEVETIEQSLDKQVGVTVFLGHHRGNASTSDFSQASLKATVDAAYHIAQHTAEDNCAGPAEAELLEKNPLDLDLFHPWDLDAARAVEIARIAEGAAFSVSKQIQNSDGASVSAHHAHFMMGTSHGFMGGYPFSRHYISCAPIASEGGKKSHMQRDDWYSSSRIPTELADPAAIGKYAAQRALSRLKARSLSTRRCPVIFEAPLASGLLGGLVQAVSGGALYRHSSFLLDSLGKQVLPKHVSLFENPHLKAMTGSAPFDEEGVKTSARTVVDKGILEGYFLSTYSARKLGMKTTGNAGGSHHLTLQSKKTPKGGLPALLKEMGTGLLVTELMGQGVNYVTGDYSRGAFGYWVENGEIQYPVEEVTIAGNLRDMLLDIELIGSDTLIRGTKETGSILIGSMTVGGK; encoded by the coding sequence ATGCTCAAAGAGGCCAAAAGAAGGGGTGCCTCTGATGCTGTAGCTGAAGTTTCCGAAGGTCAGGGTCTCTCAGTAACTGTCCGCAAGGGCGAAGTAGAAACTATCGAACAAAGCTTAGACAAGCAAGTTGGGGTAACGGTATTTTTGGGTCACCATCGTGGCAACGCGAGCACGAGTGATTTTTCCCAGGCATCTTTAAAAGCAACGGTTGATGCTGCGTATCACATTGCCCAACATACAGCAGAAGACAATTGTGCTGGACCAGCCGAAGCAGAGTTACTGGAAAAAAATCCACTAGATCTTGATTTATTTCATCCATGGGATCTTGATGCAGCACGCGCTGTAGAAATTGCTCGTATTGCAGAGGGTGCTGCATTTTCAGTTAGCAAGCAAATTCAGAATAGCGATGGAGCTTCAGTTTCTGCCCATCATGCGCATTTTATGATGGGTACTTCCCATGGGTTTATGGGCGGCTATCCATTTTCACGTCACTATATTTCTTGCGCACCGATTGCGAGTGAGGGTGGGAAAAAATCGCATATGCAAAGAGATGATTGGTATTCAAGCTCACGCATACCAACTGAGTTGGCTGATCCTGCGGCTATTGGTAAATACGCAGCGCAGCGTGCCTTATCTCGCTTAAAGGCAAGGTCGCTTAGTACACGTCGTTGCCCAGTTATTTTTGAAGCACCCTTAGCGTCTGGGCTATTGGGCGGCTTAGTTCAAGCCGTTTCTGGGGGCGCGCTCTATCGCCACTCCAGTTTTTTGCTAGATAGCCTAGGCAAGCAAGTATTGCCTAAACATGTCAGCCTGTTTGAGAATCCTCACCTCAAAGCCATGACAGGAAGTGCGCCATTTGATGAAGAGGGTGTGAAGACGAGCGCACGTACTGTAGTTGACAAGGGAATCTTGGAAGGGTATTTCCTGTCCACATACTCAGCGCGTAAGTTGGGAATGAAAACCACTGGCAATGCAGGAGGTTCTCATCATCTAACACTGCAAAGTAAGAAAACGCCCAAGGGCGGATTGCCTGCTTTGCTAAAAGAAATGGGCACTGGTTTATTGGTCACTGAATTGATGGGGCAGGGCGTGAATTATGTGACGGGAGATTACTCTCGCGGTGCATTTGGTTACTGGGTTGAGAATGGTGAAATTCAATATCCGGTTGAAGAGGTCACGATTGCCGGTAATTTGCGCGATATGCTCTTAGACATCGAGTTGATTGGTAGTGATACCTTGATACGAGGCACCAAAGAAACTGGGTCTATTCTGATTGGCTCAATGACGGTTGGCGGAAAATAA